A portion of the Lolium rigidum isolate FL_2022 chromosome 1, APGP_CSIRO_Lrig_0.1, whole genome shotgun sequence genome contains these proteins:
- the LOC124684532 gene encoding F-box protein At5g49610-like, which translates to MPDRRGTNLFEHLPEEIIDKILIQLPSRDVGRCRAVSAAWRSITSTPEFMLEHRRRQPSLPIINGNGRPASLVVIRDTGSNQKLWPFVPGFEHRSKSDLRASCDGLLVIRHLTRYYICNPVTREHAFLPQLQVRQGFFNNIIGFYRHRPTGEYRVLWVWKSGDLSKSSLHALTVGSEEPRHVAVTMIGVPSPSMEHKLLMEICPLPSSPPPVHHRGSLHWFPYGGCPILGDVGDDIIVFDTEAESFRRMRGPTQLCSNRKLFDMKGALAFWGTPAPGYREIDVWVMQDYEAKIWDFKYRIDPSTVEVSRQIYLASSKRKRKATLDSTVRWFSDMVVLNERELLIKFNNKLVFRYDIGGEFLGMVNLGKRQYCMLLTQHRLQESIVPIPPHWRQGEDEEPPFSSTGHV; encoded by the coding sequence ATGCCGGACAGGAGAGGCACGAACCTGTTTGAGCACCTGCCGGAGGAGATCATCGACAAGATACTCATCCAGTTGCCGTCCAGGGACGTGGGCCGCTGCCGAGCCGTCAGCGCGGCGTGGCGCAGCATCACCTCCACGCCCGAATTCATGCTcgagcaccgccgccgccagccaTCGCTCCCGATCATCAACGGGAACGGGCGGCCGGCCAGTCTGGTCGTCATCCGCGACACCGGCTCCAATCAAAAGCTCTGGCCTTTCGTCCCGGGCTTCGAACACCGCTCCAAGAGTGACCTCCGCGCCAGCTGCGACGGCTTGCTCGTCATCCGCCACTTAACCCGATACTACATCTGCAACCCGGTCACCCGCGAACATGCGTTCCTGCCCCAGCTTCAGGTTCGGCAAGGCTTCTTCAACAACATAATCGGGTTCTACCGGCACCGTCCGACCGGAGAATACAGGGTGCTCTGGGTATGGAAGTCAGGTGACTTGTCTAAATCCAGCTTACACGCCCTCACGGTGGGATCCGAGGAGCCGAGGCACGTCGCAGTCACAATGATAGGAGTCCCGTCGCCTTCCATGGAACATAAGCTACTCATGGAGATATGCCCTTTACCTTCGTCTCCACCACCGGTCCACCACCGCGGCAGCCTGCACTGGTTTCCTTATGGTGGCTGTCCCATTTTGGGGGACGTCGGAGATGACATTATTGTGTTCGACACGGAGGCCGAGTCGTTCCGGCGGATGCGTGGTCCCACCCAGCTGTGCTCTAATAGGAAGTTGTTCGACATGAAGGGGGCGCTCGCTTTCTGGGGAACCCCGGCTCCCGGTTACCGCGAGATAGATGTCTGGGTGATGCAGGATTACGAGGCTAAGATCTGGGATTTCAAGTACCGGATCGACCCGTCAACGGTGGAGGTATCACGGCAAATTTATTTAGCTTCttccaaaaggaaaaggaaagcaACACTCGATTCAACGGTGCGATGGTTCAGTGATATGGTGGTGCTCAACGAGCGCGAGCTGCTGATCAAGTTTAACAATAAACTTGTGTTTCGCTATGACATTGGTGGCGAGTTCTTAGGAATGGTCAACCTCGGAAAGAGGCAATATTGTATGTTGCTTACTCAGCACCGCCTCCAAGAGAGCATCGTTCCAATTCCGCCCCACTGGAGGCAAGGAGAAGACGAGGAGCCTCCGTTCTCCTCCACAGGGCATGTCTGA